GCAACTGAATTGAATAGAATAATGTCAGCATTGCCGACAGTAACCGCTGGTCAGGTACTTGATATTAGATATTGCACCGGCTACGCAACATGTGATAAAACCATTGCACAAAATAAAGGCTGGACGGTACTGTAAAATGAAACAAAACCAGAGAGATATGATAGCAAACTTCGATTTTCGTTTTCACACGGTTATAGACTGGATACTCCGTGCCTTATCAGTAATTGTTTCGCTGTTTTACGATGCACGGCTGGTATTACACGCCGTTTTGTTCCTGATTATTATCGACCAGGTTATGGGCGTTACTTATGCCCTTAAACTAAAGCAGTTTAGCTGGAAGACCTTTAACAAGGTTTACCGCAAGGTGATTACCTACATGGCGGTTATACTGGCTGCATTTGTGTACGAGCGGTACCTGCTTAACTCGGAGGCCATCTATTTTACCAAAATAAT
Above is a genomic segment from uncultured Draconibacterium sp. containing:
- a CDS encoding phage holin family protein; this encodes MIANFDFRFHTVIDWILRALSVIVSLFYDARLVLHAVLFLIIIDQVMGVTYALKLKQFSWKTFNKVYRKVITYMAVILAAFVYERYLLNSEAIYFTKIIGALVGFQELSSAYLTFAKMTGINIFEQIIKKIK